A window of Lysobacterales bacterium contains these coding sequences:
- a CDS encoding ABC transporter permease produces MKHTDILGMALFALRGNWLRSILTALGVIIGIAAVIVMVSVGQGTQSELDRIMASLGSNRLEVFSGGGRGGGARMAAGSLPSLTTGDMEAIRDEIPEIQYVAASVRGGGQVVFAERNWSTSWQGVSEDFKTVNDWQLAEGEGFTARDFASAGKSVVLGATVRRELFGEGEAVGATVRIAQVPMIVVGVLAAKGQTGWGGDADDVVMVPLDTARRRLLGPAAAAASAAASAAGRPAVLMPTDRVNQITVTVARAEDLEFVQEEITTLLRQRHRIQPGAEDDFSVRNLSQMVATRTQTTRLMSLLLGAVASISLLVGGIGIMNIMLVSVTERIREIGLRMAVGGGPSSVRRQFLAEAMIISLGGGAIGIAIGVAGALATARFTDLPVALDHNVILMATGFSVATGLFFGYYPARKASRLDPIEALRM; encoded by the coding sequence ATGAAGCACACCGACATCCTGGGCATGGCCCTGTTCGCTCTGCGCGGCAACTGGCTGCGCAGCATCCTCACCGCCCTGGGCGTGATCATCGGCATTGCCGCGGTGATCGTCATGGTCTCGGTCGGCCAGGGCACGCAGTCGGAACTCGACCGGATCATGGCCAGCCTGGGTTCCAACCGGCTGGAGGTGTTCTCGGGCGGAGGTCGCGGCGGCGGGGCCCGCATGGCCGCCGGTTCGCTGCCGTCGCTGACCACCGGCGACATGGAGGCGATCCGCGACGAGATCCCCGAGATCCAGTACGTCGCCGCGAGCGTCCGCGGCGGCGGACAGGTGGTGTTCGCCGAGCGCAACTGGTCGACCAGCTGGCAGGGCGTCAGCGAGGACTTCAAGACGGTCAACGACTGGCAGCTGGCCGAAGGTGAGGGCTTTACCGCACGCGACTTCGCAAGCGCCGGCAAATCGGTGGTGCTGGGCGCCACGGTGCGCCGCGAGCTGTTCGGCGAGGGCGAGGCGGTCGGTGCCACCGTGCGCATTGCCCAGGTGCCGATGATCGTGGTCGGCGTGCTGGCGGCCAAGGGCCAGACCGGCTGGGGCGGCGACGCCGACGATGTCGTGATGGTGCCGCTGGACACCGCGCGCCGCCGCCTGCTCGGGCCGGCGGCTGCCGCGGCCTCCGCGGCGGCCTCCGCCGCCGGTCGGCCGGCGGTGCTGATGCCCACCGACCGCGTCAACCAGATCACCGTCACCGTCGCGCGTGCCGAGGACCTGGAATTCGTGCAGGAGGAAATCACCACCCTGCTGCGCCAGCGTCACCGCATCCAGCCGGGTGCCGAGGACGACTTCAGCGTGCGCAACCTCTCGCAGATGGTCGCCACCCGCACCCAGACCACGCGGCTGATGTCGCTGCTGCTGGGCGCGGTGGCCTCGATCTCGCTGCTGGTCGGCGGCATCGGCATCATGAACATCATGCTGGTCTCGGTGACCGAACGGATCCGCGAGATCGGCCTGCGCATGGCGGTCGGCGGCGGGCCGTCCTCGGTGCGCCGGCAGTTCCTGGCCGAGGCGATGATCATCTCCCTGGGCGGCGGCGCGATCGGCATCGCGATCGGCGTCGCCGGCGCCCTGGCCACCGCCCGCTTCACCGACCTGCCGGTGGCGCTCGACCACAACGTGATCCTGATGGCCACCGGATTTTCCGTGGCCACCGGCCTGTTCTTCGGCTACTACCCCGCCCGCAAGGCCTCGCGGCTGGATCCCATCGAAGCACTGCGCATGTAG
- a CDS encoding ABC transporter ATP-binding protein, producing MDAGGPRPEAPVPVIQVEHLGKVYNPGSPGEVRALADVSFRIDGGEFVAIMGPSGSGKSTLMNLIGCLDTPSEGRYLCDGVDVATLDAEQRARLRLAKIGFVFQGFHLLPRMSALENVMLPLVYAGVPRAQREPIARQALADVGLADRAGHRPTELSGGQQQRVAIARALINAPPVLLADEPTGALDSRTGEEILALFERLRDAGHTVVLITHEAEVAGHADRTLTIRDGRLVEGGAEVQP from the coding sequence ATGGACGCCGGTGGCCCGCGCCCCGAGGCGCCCGTTCCGGTGATCCAGGTCGAACACCTGGGCAAGGTCTACAACCCGGGCTCTCCCGGTGAGGTGCGTGCACTGGCCGATGTCAGCTTCCGCATCGACGGCGGCGAGTTCGTCGCCATCATGGGCCCGTCGGGGTCCGGCAAGTCGACCCTGATGAACCTGATCGGCTGCCTGGACACGCCCAGCGAGGGCCGCTACCTGTGCGACGGCGTCGATGTCGCGACGCTCGACGCCGAGCAGCGCGCGCGCCTGCGCCTGGCCAAGATCGGCTTCGTGTTCCAGGGCTTCCACCTGTTGCCCAGGATGAGCGCGCTGGAGAACGTCATGCTGCCCCTGGTCTACGCGGGCGTGCCGCGCGCGCAGCGCGAGCCGATCGCCCGCCAGGCACTCGCCGATGTCGGCCTGGCCGATCGCGCCGGGCATCGGCCCACCGAGCTGTCCGGCGGCCAGCAGCAGCGCGTCGCGATCGCCCGGGCCCTGATCAACGCACCGCCGGTGCTGCTCGCCGACGAACCCACCGGCGCGCTCGACTCGCGCACCGGCGAGGAAATCCTGGCGCTGTTCGAACGCCTGCGCGACGCCGGCCACACGGTGGTGCTGATCACCCACGAAGCCGAGGTCGCCGGCCACGCCGACCGCACCCTGACCATCCGCGACGGCCGCCTGGTCGAAGGCGGCGCCGAGGTCCAGCCATGA
- a CDS encoding efflux RND transporter periplasmic adaptor subunit: protein MTSTPTTPATGIRPPSRRVALPEPQRRRLRPVHAAIAVAVLLAAWFGWQALRGDEAVRWRTAQVDTGTVRVSIAATGKLSALSTVEVGSQVSGQVLAVEVDFNDAVQAGQVIARIDPANFRSRVAQVEADLASALANLDAARANHGEAVAAQRNAEAAHARAQSILARQLISQADFDTAVAARDQAQARVASAQAAIQVAQSQVAQRRAAVESARLDLDYTVLRAPVDGVVLSRQVEPGQTVAASFQTPVLFTIAEDLRQMQIELTVDESDVGQIRVGQTVRFTVDAFPGRDFEGVVRQVRLAATEASTVITYPVIVDVDNADLALLPGMTASAEVLVSEREGVLRLPNAALRFRPPGAATAAEAAPSGPPDAAAIARFREQAQRQVDELAGRVGLDESERAQLGEAMAQVRQQMMAQARAGNLPASEEARRRRSAEATAVALQPLRATLDEGRQRRLDAELAMLAASRRASVHVLRDGRPVEVNVRIGLADASHSQVLDGLAEGDAVLVGVERSG, encoded by the coding sequence ATGACCAGCACCCCGACAACGCCCGCCACCGGCATCCGTCCGCCGTCGCGCCGGGTCGCCCTGCCCGAACCGCAGCGGCGCCGCCTGCGGCCGGTCCATGCCGCGATCGCGGTCGCCGTCCTGCTGGCCGCCTGGTTCGGTTGGCAGGCACTGCGCGGCGACGAGGCGGTGCGCTGGCGCACCGCCCAGGTCGACACCGGCACGGTGCGGGTGTCGATCGCGGCCACCGGCAAGCTCAGTGCCTTGTCGACGGTCGAGGTCGGCTCCCAGGTGTCCGGCCAGGTGCTGGCGGTCGAGGTCGACTTCAACGACGCCGTGCAGGCCGGCCAGGTGATCGCCCGCATCGATCCGGCCAATTTCCGGTCGCGCGTGGCCCAGGTCGAGGCCGACCTTGCCAGCGCCCTGGCCAACCTGGATGCGGCGCGCGCCAACCACGGCGAGGCGGTGGCCGCGCAGCGCAATGCCGAGGCGGCGCATGCGCGCGCGCAGAGCATCCTGGCCCGGCAACTGATTTCCCAGGCGGACTTCGACACCGCGGTGGCGGCCCGCGACCAGGCGCAGGCGCGGGTCGCATCGGCACAGGCGGCGATCCAGGTCGCGCAGTCGCAGGTCGCGCAGCGGCGCGCCGCGGTCGAGAGCGCGCGGCTCGACCTCGACTACACCGTGCTGCGCGCGCCGGTCGATGGCGTGGTGCTGTCGCGCCAGGTCGAACCCGGCCAGACCGTGGCGGCCAGCTTCCAGACCCCTGTTCTGTTCACCATCGCCGAAGACCTGCGGCAGATGCAGATCGAGCTGACCGTCGACGAATCCGATGTCGGCCAGATCCGGGTCGGCCAGACGGTGCGCTTCACGGTCGACGCCTTCCCCGGGCGCGACTTCGAGGGCGTGGTGCGCCAGGTCCGCCTGGCCGCCACCGAGGCATCGACGGTGATCACCTACCCGGTGATCGTCGATGTCGACAACGCCGACCTGGCCCTGCTGCCGGGCATGACCGCCAGTGCCGAGGTGCTGGTCAGCGAGCGCGAGGGCGTGCTGCGGCTGCCCAACGCGGCGCTGCGTTTCCGGCCACCGGGCGCGGCAACGGCCGCCGAGGCGGCGCCGTCCGGGCCACCCGACGCCGCGGCGATCGCGCGTTTCCGCGAACAGGCGCAACGCCAGGTCGACGAACTGGCCGGCCGCGTCGGTCTGGACGAGTCCGAGCGCGCCCAGCTTGGCGAGGCGATGGCCCAGGTGCGCCAGCAGATGATGGCGCAGGCACGCGCCGGTAACCTGCCGGCCTCCGAGGAGGCGCGTCGCAGGCGCAGTGCCGAGGCGACCGCCGTCGCCCTGCAGCCCCTGCGCGCCACGCTCGACGAAGGTCGACAGCGGCGCCTGGATGCCGAGCTGGCGATGCTGGCGGCCAGCCGGCGCGCCAGCGTCCATGTTCTGCGCGATGGCCGGCCGGTCGAGGTGAACGTGCGGATCGGCCTGGCGGACGCCAGCCACAGCCAGGTGCTCGATGGCCTCGCCGAGGGCGATGCCGTGCTGGTCGGCGTCGAGCGGAGCGGCTGA
- a CDS encoding 4Fe-4S dicluster domain-containing protein, protein MTALPATTPKKLGLVIDLDTCVGCHACAVACKQWNDIGEWGPLPDVDGSGPRPEGAWLNRVHSYDVTTPDGTGMTLHFPRSCLHCEDAACVTVCPTGASHKRADDGIVLVDPDTCIGCKLCAWACPYGARELDPVQKTMKKCTLCADRIDNAALAPEDRQPACVQACPTRARHFGDLADPDSAVSRLVAERDGQPLLPELGYRPVNRYLPPRPRRNKAGDTGAPARLDEGHGFDAGQASPLLRWLDRVLSR, encoded by the coding sequence ATGACCGCGCTGCCGGCGACGACCCCCAAGAAGCTGGGCCTGGTGATCGACCTCGACACCTGCGTCGGCTGCCATGCCTGCGCGGTGGCCTGCAAGCAGTGGAACGACATCGGCGAATGGGGCCCGCTGCCCGACGTCGACGGTTCCGGTCCGCGCCCCGAGGGCGCCTGGCTGAACCGCGTGCACAGCTACGACGTCACCACGCCGGACGGCACCGGCATGACCCTGCACTTCCCGCGCTCGTGCCTGCACTGCGAGGACGCCGCCTGCGTGACGGTGTGCCCGACCGGCGCCAGCCACAAGCGCGCCGACGACGGCATCGTGCTGGTCGATCCGGACACCTGCATCGGCTGCAAGCTGTGCGCCTGGGCCTGTCCCTACGGCGCGCGCGAGCTGGACCCGGTCCAGAAGACCATGAAGAAGTGCACCCTGTGCGCGGACCGCATCGACAATGCCGCGCTGGCGCCGGAAGACCGCCAGCCGGCGTGCGTGCAGGCCTGTCCGACCCGCGCGCGCCATTTCGGCGACCTCGCCGACCCCGATTCGGCGGTTTCGCGCCTGGTCGCCGAGCGCGATGGCCAGCCGCTGCTGCCCGAGCTGGGCTATCGCCCGGTCAACCGCTACCTGCCGCCCAGGCCGCGCCGGAACAAGGCCGGCGACACCGGCGCGCCGGCGCGACTGGACGAGGGCCACGGCTTCGATGCCGGGCAGGCCTCGCCGCTGCTGCGCTGGCTCGACCGCGTGCTGAGCCGCTGA
- a CDS encoding dimethyl sulfoxide reductase anchor subunit, which translates to MHPAASVIAFTTLSGAGYGLLVWLGLLVAFGQAGRSPALVLTALLLGGMLVGAGLLASLAHLGRPERAWRAFSQWRTSWLSREGVAAVASFVPIAGLGWAVLSGAAPAWRDGFALALVPAALVTLVCTARIYDTLRPIPAWHNRWVLPGFLALAAASGGALLWALGVLAFALPPHRGDGFVLLVLLALAAAVKWAYWRHIDRHPGGVAAAAALALPAGSAVRSFEAPHTEANFLMREMGFALARKHGARLRRVCLALLVGLPALALVASWLWPGARPAVAALVAGSVLVATALERWLFFAQARHLVTTWYSPERPWV; encoded by the coding sequence GTGCACCCGGCCGCGTCGGTCATCGCCTTCACCACCCTGAGCGGCGCCGGCTACGGGCTGCTGGTGTGGCTGGGTCTGCTGGTGGCATTCGGCCAGGCGGGACGCTCGCCCGCGCTGGTGCTGACCGCGCTGTTGCTGGGCGGCATGCTGGTCGGTGCCGGACTGCTTGCCTCGCTGGCCCACCTGGGGCGCCCCGAACGCGCCTGGCGGGCGTTCAGCCAATGGCGCACCTCCTGGCTGTCGCGCGAGGGCGTGGCGGCGGTGGCCAGCTTCGTGCCGATCGCCGGGCTGGGCTGGGCGGTGCTGTCCGGGGCCGCGCCGGCCTGGCGCGATGGCTTCGCGCTGGCCCTGGTGCCGGCTGCCCTTGTCACCCTGGTCTGCACCGCGCGCATCTACGACACCCTGCGACCGATCCCGGCCTGGCACAACCGCTGGGTGCTGCCCGGCTTCCTGGCGCTGGCCGCGGCCAGCGGCGGCGCCCTGCTGTGGGCCCTGGGCGTGCTGGCCTTCGCGCTGCCGCCGCACCGCGGCGACGGGTTCGTCCTGCTGGTGCTGCTGGCGCTGGCCGCGGCGGTGAAGTGGGCCTACTGGCGCCACATCGACCGCCATCCCGGCGGCGTCGCGGCCGCCGCCGCGCTGGCCTTGCCGGCCGGCAGCGCCGTACGCAGCTTCGAGGCGCCGCACACCGAAGCGAACTTCCTGATGCGCGAGATGGGTTTCGCGCTGGCCCGCAAGCACGGTGCCCGGCTGCGCCGCGTGTGCCTGGCGCTGCTGGTGGGCCTGCCGGCCCTCGCCCTGGTCGCGAGCTGGCTGTGGCCTGGTGCGCGGCCCGCGGTCGCGGCGCTGGTGGCGGGCAGCGTGCTGGTCGCCACGGCGCTCGAGCGCTGGCTTTTCTTCGCCCAGGCCCGGCACCTGGTGACCACCTGGTATTCGCCGGAACGCCCCTGGGTTTAG
- a CDS encoding DUF481 domain-containing protein — MRLLAPCIALALASPAVLAQTAADPAPRWTGTGELGFVSSSGNSRSESVNAKLGLKFEDESWKYSFGAAAFRQKGEVVVLADPDDPDSATRRLQLNANRYQLDGSAARKLGERNSLYTSLRYENDDFAPYDYQATMSVGWGHQAIRTEATKLAFEVGPGYRRSKDAVTGEVENDIIGRGRMEFETALTSNTSLVDTLLVEAGGDNTFVQNDFGVKVAMNSRFAIKAGLQVRHNTDVPPERRRTDRLTTVNLVYDFR, encoded by the coding sequence ATGCGTCTGCTCGCCCCCTGCATCGCCCTGGCCCTGGCCAGCCCCGCCGTCCTGGCGCAGACCGCCGCCGATCCGGCGCCGCGCTGGACTGGCACCGGCGAGCTGGGTTTCGTGTCGTCCAGCGGCAACAGCCGTTCGGAAAGCGTCAACGCCAAGCTGGGCCTCAAGTTCGAGGATGAGTCCTGGAAGTATTCGTTCGGTGCCGCCGCCTTCCGCCAGAAGGGCGAGGTGGTGGTGCTGGCCGATCCGGACGACCCGGACAGCGCAACGCGGCGGCTGCAGCTCAACGCCAACCGCTACCAGCTCGATGGATCGGCCGCCCGCAAGCTGGGCGAGCGCAACTCGCTGTACACCTCGCTGCGCTACGAGAACGACGACTTCGCGCCATACGATTACCAGGCGACGATGTCGGTGGGCTGGGGCCACCAGGCGATCCGCACCGAGGCCACCAAGCTGGCCTTCGAAGTCGGCCCCGGTTACCGGCGCAGCAAGGACGCGGTCACCGGCGAAGTCGAGAACGACATCATCGGCCGCGGCCGCATGGAGTTCGAGACCGCGCTGACCTCCAACACCTCGCTGGTCGACACGCTGCTGGTCGAGGCCGGCGGCGACAACACCTTCGTGCAGAACGATTTCGGGGTGAAGGTGGCGATGAACAGCCGCTTCGCCATCAAGGCCGGCCTGCAGGTGCGTCACAACACCGACGTGCCGCCGGAGCGCCGGCGCACCGACCGCTTGACCACGGTCAACCTGGTCTACGACTTCCGCTGA
- the hemC gene encoding hydroxymethylbilane synthase: MTVDRTELRIATRKSALALWQAEHVAARLRAAHPGLAVVLVPMSTRGDELLDRPLAQVGGKGLFLKELEHALLEDRADLAVHSLKDVPARLEPGFALGAILARADAADALVSNRHDSLDALPHGARVGSSSLRRQALLRARRPDLVLLDLRGNVNTRLARLDASEYEAIVLACAGLQRLGLGDRIRERLTSPDWLPGVGQGAIAIELREGDDATAALLAPLHDADTAVCCGAERALNRILAGDCTVPIGAFAQLAGDRLVLHGMVGDAAGGRVLRGHAEGTADAGDSIAAEVAEQLLAQGAGRLLGH, from the coding sequence ATGACCGTCGACCGAACCGAACTGCGCATCGCCACGCGCAAGAGCGCCCTGGCGCTGTGGCAGGCCGAACACGTCGCCGCCCGCCTGCGCGCGGCGCACCCCGGCCTGGCGGTGGTCCTGGTGCCGATGAGCACCCGCGGCGACGAGCTGCTCGACCGCCCCCTGGCGCAGGTCGGCGGCAAGGGCCTGTTCCTCAAGGAGCTCGAGCACGCCCTGCTCGAGGACCGCGCCGACCTCGCCGTGCACTCGCTCAAGGACGTGCCGGCCCGCCTGGAGCCGGGCTTCGCCCTCGGCGCCATCCTGGCCCGCGCCGATGCCGCCGACGCCCTGGTCAGCAACCGTCACGACAGCCTGGACGCGTTGCCGCACGGCGCCCGGGTCGGCAGTTCCTCGCTGCGCCGCCAGGCCCTGCTGCGCGCACGCCGTCCGGACCTGGTGCTGCTCGACCTGCGCGGCAACGTCAACACGCGCCTGGCCCGCCTGGATGCCAGCGAATACGAGGCCATCGTCCTGGCCTGCGCCGGCCTGCAACGACTCGGCCTGGGCGACCGCATCCGCGAGCGACTCACGTCCCCCGACTGGCTGCCCGGCGTCGGCCAGGGCGCGATCGCCATCGAGCTGCGCGAGGGCGATGACGCCACAGCGGCCCTGCTGGCACCCCTGCACGATGCCGACACCGCCGTCTGCTGCGGCGCCGAACGCGCGCTCAACCGCATCCTGGCCGGCGATTGCACGGTGCCGATCGGCGCCTTCGCGCAGCTCGCCGGCGACCGCCTCGTCCTGCACGGCATGGTCGGAGACGCTGCCGGGGGCCGGGTCCTGCGCGGCCACGCCGAAGGCACCGCCGACGCCGGCGACTCGATCGCCGCCGAAGTCGCCGAGCAACTCCTGGCCCAGGGCGCCGGGCGCCTGCTCGGCCACTGA
- a CDS encoding response regulator transcription factor, with product MRVLVVDDEPAARQRLRGLLADCPGAELAGEAEDGESAVQRCTAGGIDLVLLDIRMPGMDGMATAQRLAALASAPDVIFLTACDDRALDAFETGAVDYLLKPVRRERLQQALQRAGRRRPPPQAARRHFAVRRAGTMLRVPVESVLALRAEDKYVCLVTADGEHLVEESLAAIEREFGDRFLRIHRNCLVATGRLAGLVRQPDGSERARVDGLAQDLEISRRNLPAVRAWLQGRGG from the coding sequence CTGCGGGTCCTGGTGGTCGACGACGAGCCGGCCGCCCGCCAGCGCCTGCGCGGCCTGCTGGCCGACTGCCCCGGCGCCGAACTTGCCGGCGAGGCCGAGGACGGCGAGTCGGCCGTGCAACGCTGCACGGCCGGCGGTATCGACCTGGTCCTGCTCGACATCCGCATGCCCGGCATGGACGGCATGGCGACCGCGCAACGCCTGGCGGCGCTGGCCAGCGCGCCCGACGTGATCTTCCTGACCGCCTGCGACGACCGCGCCCTGGACGCCTTCGAGACCGGTGCCGTCGACTACCTGCTCAAGCCGGTCCGTCGCGAACGCCTGCAGCAGGCGCTGCAGCGGGCCGGACGCCGCCGTCCGCCGCCCCAGGCGGCGCGCCGGCACTTCGCGGTGCGCCGCGCCGGCACCATGCTGCGCGTGCCCGTGGAGTCGGTGCTCGCGCTACGCGCCGAGGACAAGTACGTGTGCCTGGTCACCGCCGACGGCGAGCACCTGGTCGAGGAATCGCTGGCCGCCATCGAGCGCGAGTTCGGCGACCGCTTCCTGCGCATCCACCGCAACTGCCTGGTCGCCACCGGTCGGCTTGCCGGGCTGGTCCGTCAGCCCGACGGCAGCGAACGCGCCCGCGTCGACGGCCTGGCCCAGGACCTGGAAATCAGCCGCCGCAACCTGCCGGCGGTGCGCGCCTGGCTGCAAGGGCGAGGGGGCTGA
- a CDS encoding histidine kinase: MAIRNGEPWLPDFCRAPMLFAAFLVAECVVLAAWLMPSPAAFDIGGFGLASLFALWLTLLACTALCLLGPRLNRLPASSGAPLALAMVVLLALAGALAVRWLDHGLDLGITGPAGTGRFVGSTGMLAAIFGALTLRYVLLQERWRQAVQAQARARFDALQARIQPHFLFNTLNTVSGLIQSAPAQAEEALLDLADLLRAALAREGGRTRLREELDLARRYLAIEQLRLGERLRVDWQVADDLPLDMGLPTLTLQPLVENAVLHGVARLPAGGTVSVQARREGAGVTVRVRNPLAAPVAANRPGRTQDNIRHRLRHALGAGARLSLDGSDGHYTVTLWLPVPGRRP, from the coding sequence ATGGCGATCCGCAACGGCGAACCCTGGCTGCCCGACTTCTGTCGTGCGCCCATGCTGTTCGCGGCCTTCCTGGTCGCCGAGTGCGTGGTGCTGGCGGCGTGGCTGATGCCCTCGCCAGCGGCCTTCGATATCGGCGGGTTCGGCCTGGCCAGCCTGTTCGCGCTGTGGCTGACCCTGCTCGCCTGCACCGCCCTGTGCCTGCTCGGGCCGCGCCTGAACCGCCTGCCTGCCTCCAGCGGCGCACCGCTGGCGCTGGCGATGGTGGTGCTGCTGGCGCTGGCCGGTGCCCTGGCGGTTCGCTGGCTGGACCATGGCCTGGACCTGGGCATCACCGGGCCGGCGGGGACCGGCCGCTTCGTCGGCTCCACCGGGATGCTGGCGGCCATCTTCGGCGCCCTCACCCTGCGCTACGTGCTGTTGCAGGAGCGCTGGCGCCAGGCCGTGCAGGCACAGGCGCGGGCGCGCTTCGACGCGCTGCAGGCGCGCATCCAGCCGCATTTTCTGTTCAACACGCTGAACACGGTCAGCGGCCTGATCCAGTCCGCGCCGGCCCAGGCCGAGGAGGCCCTGCTCGACCTTGCCGACCTTCTGCGCGCTGCCCTGGCCCGCGAAGGCGGCCGTACCCGGCTGCGCGAGGAGCTGGACCTGGCGCGTCGCTACCTCGCCATCGAACAGCTTCGCCTGGGCGAACGGCTGCGTGTCGACTGGCAGGTCGCCGACGACCTGCCGCTGGACATGGGACTGCCCACGCTGACCCTGCAGCCGCTGGTCGAGAACGCGGTGCTGCATGGCGTGGCCCGGCTGCCGGCCGGCGGCACCGTATCCGTGCAGGCGAGGCGCGAGGGCGCCGGCGTGACGGTTCGCGTCCGCAACCCGCTGGCCGCGCCGGTTGCCGCCAACCGCCCCGGCCGCACCCAGGACAACATCCGGCATCGCCTGCGCCATGCCCTGGGCGCCGGCGCGCGGCTGTCGCTGGACGGCAGCGACGGCCACTACACGGTGACCCTGTGGTTGCCGGTGCCCGGGCGTCGGCCATGA
- a CDS encoding dienelactone hydrolase family protein, which yields MSQPELLPCVVREIGPSPSAAIVWLHGLGADGHDFEPIIPELVDPAWPALRFVFPHAPVRPVTINMGMPMRAWYDIKAMSLDQRADEAGLTASVAQVEALLADQVHQGIAPGRLFLAGFSQGGVVALQAGLRHGAPLAGIIGLSCYLPMARVLADARAPANTGTPVLLMHGDQDPVVPLALGEHARATLTGWGQPVHWHTYPMQHSVCMEQILDLRRWLGARLAEIA from the coding sequence ATGAGCCAGCCCGAGCTTCTGCCCTGCGTCGTCCGCGAGATCGGACCCTCGCCCAGCGCGGCGATCGTCTGGCTGCATGGCCTGGGCGCCGACGGCCACGATTTCGAGCCGATCATCCCGGAACTGGTCGATCCGGCCTGGCCCGCCCTGCGTTTCGTGTTTCCCCACGCCCCGGTGCGGCCGGTCACCATCAACATGGGCATGCCGATGCGCGCCTGGTACGACATCAAGGCGATGAGCCTGGACCAGCGCGCCGACGAGGCCGGCCTCACCGCATCGGTCGCCCAGGTCGAGGCCCTGCTCGCCGACCAGGTGCACCAGGGCATCGCGCCCGGCCGTCTGTTCCTGGCCGGTTTCTCGCAGGGCGGCGTGGTCGCCCTGCAGGCCGGCCTGCGCCATGGCGCGCCGCTGGCCGGCATCATCGGCCTGTCCTGCTACCTGCCGATGGCGCGGGTGCTGGCCGATGCCCGTGCACCTGCCAACACGGGTACGCCGGTGCTGCTGATGCACGGCGACCAGGATCCGGTGGTTCCCCTGGCCTTGGGCGAGCATGCTCGCGCGACCCTGACCGGCTGGGGCCAGCCGGTGCATTGGCACACCTACCCCATGCAGCACAGCGTGTGCATGGAGCAGATCCTGGACCTGCGCCGCTGGCTGGGCGCGCGCCTGGCGGAGATCGCCTGA